The Sporomusa termitida genome has a window encoding:
- the remB gene encoding extracellular matrix regulator RemB yields the protein MFLHLGADTAIPLRSVIAIFDLKISSSTATEQYLKKIKSLNKVIDISDNSAKSFIITDQIVYLSAISSQTLKKRAGHLSVGDEEYGG from the coding sequence ATGTTTCTGCACCTGGGCGCTGATACAGCCATTCCTTTACGTAGTGTAATTGCTATTTTTGATTTAAAGATATCCAGTTCAACCGCGACAGAACAATATTTAAAAAAGATCAAATCTCTGAATAAAGTTATTGATATATCCGATAATAGTGCAAAAAGTTTTATTATAACCGACCAAATTGTTTATCTTTCAGCTATATCATCACAAACACTAAAAAAAAGAGCTGGTCATTTATCGGTCGGAGATGAGGAATACGGGGGTTAA
- the gyrB gene encoding DNA topoisomerase (ATP-hydrolyzing) subunit B: MADMNDTTVNGNYGAQQIQVLEGLEAVRKRPGMYIGSTSSKGLHHLVYEVVDNSIDEALAGFCDRVEVTIHNDNSITVIDNGRGIPVDMHETGRPAVEVVLTILHAGGKFGGEGYKVSGGLHGVGVSVVNALSEWMEVEVKRNGKIHFIRFERGITAQDLTIIGETSETGTKVWFKPDQEIFEEIEYSFETLKNRLRELAFLNRTLTINLADERNEVKAEFYYEGGITSFVEHLNKSRDVVHKPIYLNGSKETTLAEIAIQYNDGYVESIYSFVNNINTQEGGTHLSGFKIALTRTINDFARKFNVLKDNDENLSGEDVREGLTAVISVKIQEPQFEGQTKTKLGNSEVRGIIDSIVSEGLNEFFEENPAVTKKIIEKSVTASRAREAARKARELTRRKTALESSSLPGKLADCSIKDPDQTEIYLVEGDSAGGSAKQGRDRRFQAILPLRGKILNVEKARMDKILNNLEIRAMITAFGNGIGEEFDLEKRRYGKIIIMTDADVDGSHIRTLLLTFFYRHMQPLIQSGHVYIAQPPLYLVKKGRESWYLYSDAEMDNLLTRIGRDNINVQRYKGLGEMNPEQLWETTMNPETRTILRVDLDDAIAADEIFSILMGDKVEPRRKFIEDNASKVRNLDI; this comes from the coding sequence ATGGCAGATATGAATGATACAACAGTTAACGGCAATTATGGCGCGCAGCAGATTCAGGTTCTGGAGGGCCTGGAAGCTGTGCGTAAACGTCCGGGCATGTATATTGGCAGTACTTCGTCCAAGGGGCTTCACCATTTGGTATACGAGGTAGTCGATAATAGTATTGATGAAGCATTAGCAGGTTTTTGCGACAGGGTTGAGGTAACTATTCATAATGATAATAGTATAACTGTCATTGACAACGGACGTGGTATTCCGGTTGATATGCACGAAACCGGCAGACCGGCTGTTGAAGTTGTGCTTACCATATTGCATGCCGGCGGTAAATTTGGCGGCGAAGGCTATAAAGTTTCCGGTGGTCTCCACGGTGTCGGTGTATCGGTAGTAAATGCACTGTCAGAGTGGATGGAAGTGGAAGTAAAAAGAAATGGTAAAATTCATTTTATCCGTTTTGAACGGGGGATTACGGCACAAGATCTTACCATCATTGGTGAAACCAGTGAGACTGGTACTAAAGTTTGGTTTAAACCAGACCAGGAGATTTTTGAGGAAATCGAGTATAGCTTTGAAACCTTAAAAAACCGTTTACGGGAACTGGCTTTTCTTAACCGAACCTTGACAATAAACCTTGCGGATGAGCGAAATGAAGTAAAGGCCGAGTTTTATTATGAAGGTGGAATTACCTCTTTTGTTGAGCATCTAAATAAAAGCCGGGATGTTGTGCATAAACCGATTTATTTAAACGGCTCCAAAGAGACAACTCTGGCTGAGATTGCCATTCAATATAACGATGGTTATGTTGAGAGTATCTATTCTTTTGTTAATAATATAAATACCCAGGAAGGCGGAACCCATTTAAGCGGGTTTAAAATTGCCCTGACCCGGACAATTAATGATTTTGCCCGTAAATTCAATGTACTCAAAGATAACGACGAAAATTTAAGTGGCGAAGATGTCCGTGAAGGTTTGACCGCTGTTATCAGTGTAAAGATTCAGGAGCCGCAGTTTGAAGGACAAACAAAGACTAAATTAGGTAACAGTGAAGTCAGAGGGATTATTGACAGTATTGTGTCGGAAGGCCTTAACGAGTTTTTTGAGGAAAACCCAGCTGTTACTAAAAAAATTATTGAAAAATCGGTTACCGCTTCACGAGCCCGTGAGGCTGCCCGTAAAGCGCGCGAATTAACCAGGCGTAAAACAGCGCTTGAATCAAGCTCATTACCTGGAAAACTGGCTGATTGCTCAATTAAAGATCCTGATCAAACAGAGATCTATCTGGTAGAAGGTGACAGCGCCGGCGGTTCGGCCAAACAGGGACGGGACCGGCGGTTCCAGGCTATTCTGCCATTACGGGGAAAAATCCTGAATGTAGAAAAAGCGCGGATGGATAAAATCCTTAACAATTTAGAAATCAGGGCGATGATTACTGCCTTTGGCAATGGAATTGGCGAAGAATTTGACCTTGAAAAACGACGATATGGTAAAATTATTATCATGACAGATGCGGATGTTGACGGCTCACATATTCGCACCTTATTATTGACTTTCTTCTATCGTCACATGCAGCCATTAATTCAAAGCGGACATGTATATATTGCGCAGCCACCGCTATATCTTGTGAAAAAAGGCCGGGAAAGCTGGTATCTCTACAGTGATGCCGAAATGGATAATCTGCTGACCAGAATTGGCCGGGACAATATTAATGTTCAGCGATATAAAGGGTTAGGCGAGATGAATCCTGAACAATTATGGGAAACAACTATGAATCCGGAGACCAGAACTATTCTAAGAGTTGACCTGGATGATGCCATTGCTGCTGATGAGATATTTTCAATACTTATGGGTGATAAAGTAGAACCGCGCAGAAAATTTATTGAGGATAATGCTAGTAAAGTAAGAAATCTGGATATCTAA
- a CDS encoding FUSC family protein gives MKIGARIIKTGIAVTITMYICKLLNLEPAFFGAVSAVINMQPSIFLSVKTAQDQILVHILGVTTGLILGYLAGSNPMVMGLITILLIALHIKFNFQSSVTMGIIAALFVLSASAEQFIPHALARSAVIFVGLSVAMFTNIILWPPRYRQQFKEKLEESNKEAVLYFCQAVQDYVKLDNIRPALYPEQKDYVHQLNKETRKLREFLSREGDLLNAGKAEQPNWFTITEKFIDYNQSLIGKADRIYELLPARFDRRLQSGLQPVSPEFQEILEILASGCITITRVNSKLRSIIINRQIAVPEEISENYWEKLTQAIELWQATLTGSYYLHPLLDVAVTANEIKWASRQAKKLLYECTVSKITN, from the coding sequence AACCTTGAGCCTGCTTTTTTTGGTGCTGTCTCTGCTGTTATAAATATGCAGCCTTCCATCTTCCTATCGGTAAAAACAGCCCAGGATCAAATACTGGTACATATTCTGGGCGTAACAACCGGCCTCATTTTGGGTTACCTGGCCGGGAGTAATCCAATGGTTATGGGTCTCATCACCATACTGCTAATAGCTTTACACATTAAATTCAACTTTCAAAGCAGTGTAACAATGGGAATTATTGCTGCATTATTTGTCTTAAGCGCCAGCGCCGAACAATTTATCCCCCATGCCCTGGCCAGGTCAGCGGTAATATTTGTGGGCTTAAGTGTAGCCATGTTCACCAATATTATCCTCTGGCCGCCCCGCTACCGGCAACAATTTAAGGAAAAACTTGAAGAAAGCAATAAAGAGGCAGTCCTATATTTTTGCCAGGCTGTTCAAGATTATGTCAAACTCGATAATATCAGACCGGCATTATACCCGGAACAAAAAGATTATGTTCATCAACTCAATAAAGAAACACGTAAATTACGGGAATTTCTAAGCCGTGAAGGCGATTTATTAAATGCCGGTAAAGCGGAACAGCCCAACTGGTTTACCATTACCGAAAAATTTATTGATTATAACCAATCTCTGATCGGTAAGGCTGATAGAATTTACGAGCTCCTGCCGGCAAGATTTGACCGGCGGCTGCAATCAGGTCTGCAGCCGGTTAGCCCGGAATTTCAAGAAATTTTGGAGATACTGGCAAGTGGCTGTATTACGATAACCAGAGTCAATAGCAAGTTACGGTCTATCATTATTAACAGGCAAATAGCCGTACCAGAGGAAATCAGTGAAAATTACTGGGAAAAGCTTACCCAGGCAATTGAATTGTGGCAGGCAACACTGACAGGCAGCTATTATCTCCACCCTTTACTTGATGTGGCCGTAACCGCAAATGAAATTAAATGGGCCTCCCGCCAGGCTAAAAAGCTGCTATATGAATGTACTGTCAGCAAAATAACTAACTAG